In Nitrospira sp., a single genomic region encodes these proteins:
- a CDS encoding PepSY-associated TM helix domain-containing protein has translation MKESFKQSMDWLHTWGGLLFGWILFAIFLTGTLTVFDKEITYWMKPELHGIRTSPINLQAATDQLARLAPRADEWWIELPHARTPELTISWQNPGEEQEQRKLDPATGQIVTVRETQGGEFFYRFHYQLHLDQLGTWIVGGAAMVMLAVLVTGIVIHHRIFKDFFTFRPEASFHRSWLDAHNATGVLILPFHFVITFTGLVIFWMIYMPAGVDLFYGGDFDKMLQEVEQRVHPQRAGIPAPLISLAALEQQAKTYWGGGVTEEIHVRHPGDLHAQVEVVRRADDRVDLISDRVTFDGATGKVLNVWKGKGSAFVTYSVLLGLHYLWFDHAMIRWLYFFMGLTGSIMIASGLLLWVIKRKDRHAWDAVGYQIVESLNVAVVAGLPVAIAAFFWANRLWPLNVPERAMWEMNTFFFLWALCVAHGFLRKGCLWAWKEQVGAAATLFALLPLLNVGTTGDHLLVSLPVGNWRLAGIDLTCLGVGGLLYWIAWRVGRPAVPESHATSAPIVEAG, from the coding sequence GATCCTGTTCGCCATCTTTTTGACCGGCACACTGACCGTCTTCGACAAGGAAATCACCTATTGGATGAAGCCGGAATTACATGGGATCAGAACCTCGCCTATCAATCTCCAGGCCGCTACGGATCAACTTGCCCGACTCGCGCCGCGAGCGGATGAATGGTGGATCGAACTTCCCCATGCCAGGACGCCGGAATTGACGATCTCCTGGCAGAATCCGGGAGAGGAGCAAGAGCAACGGAAGCTCGATCCGGCGACCGGGCAGATCGTGACGGTCCGTGAGACGCAAGGGGGTGAATTTTTCTATCGGTTCCACTATCAGCTGCATTTGGACCAACTCGGGACTTGGATTGTCGGCGGTGCCGCGATGGTGATGCTGGCGGTCCTCGTTACCGGCATTGTGATTCATCATCGGATCTTTAAGGACTTCTTCACGTTCCGACCCGAGGCATCCTTTCACCGATCATGGCTTGATGCTCACAATGCCACAGGCGTCCTGATATTGCCGTTCCACTTTGTGATCACATTCACGGGACTCGTCATCTTCTGGATGATCTATATGCCGGCAGGAGTGGACCTGTTCTACGGCGGTGACTTCGACAAGATGCTGCAGGAGGTAGAGCAGCGTGTCCACCCCCAGCGCGCGGGTATTCCGGCTCCGTTGATCTCACTTGCCGCGCTCGAACAGCAAGCGAAGACCTACTGGGGCGGAGGCGTCACCGAGGAGATCCACGTGAGGCATCCAGGAGATCTGCATGCCCAGGTGGAGGTCGTACGCCGCGCAGACGATCGTGTGGACTTGATCTCCGATCGCGTGACGTTCGACGGAGCCACCGGAAAAGTGCTCAACGTGTGGAAGGGGAAGGGCTCCGCCTTCGTGACCTATTCGGTGCTCTTGGGACTTCATTATCTATGGTTTGATCACGCCATGATTCGGTGGCTATATTTTTTCATGGGGCTGACCGGGAGCATCATGATTGCGTCGGGGCTGCTCCTATGGGTCATCAAACGGAAGGACCGTCATGCCTGGGATGCTGTCGGATACCAAATTGTCGAGTCGCTGAATGTTGCCGTGGTCGCAGGATTGCCGGTCGCGATCGCCGCGTTCTTTTGGGCTAATCGGTTATGGCCTCTTAACGTACCGGAACGAGCGATGTGGGAAATGAACACGTTCTTTTTCCTATGGGCTTTATGCGTCGCGCACGGATTCCTCAGAAAAGGTTGCCTATGGGCATGGAAGGAACAAGTAGGCGCGGCCGCCACCCTGTTTGCGCTCCTGCCGCTGTTGAATGTGGGGACGACTGGCGATCATCTGTTGGTCTCGCTCCCGGTCGGCAATTGGCGATTGGCAGGCATCGATTTGACCTGTCTTGGAGTCGGGGGGCTCTTGTACTGGATTGCATGGCGTGTCGGGCGTCCTGCCGTGCCCGAGTCGCACGCGACATCAGCCCCGATCGTTGAAGCAGGTTAG
- a CDS encoding DUF3325 domain-containing protein, translating to MEIALCYNGLLALCLATPKHYRQLFSHMPTDVSRWAFRTAGWLAVAASFFSAVGSNGWSFGPIEWVGMIGVTGLALIFLWPFRPRAATILGGFVLLMALAGKAS from the coding sequence GTGGAAATCGCACTGTGCTACAACGGCTTGCTGGCACTGTGCTTGGCGACGCCCAAGCACTATCGACAACTTTTCTCCCATATGCCTACGGACGTCTCTCGGTGGGCTTTCAGAACCGCCGGCTGGTTGGCGGTGGCCGCTTCATTCTTCTCCGCAGTCGGTTCAAACGGCTGGTCCTTTGGTCCGATAGAATGGGTAGGGATGATCGGTGTGACAGGACTGGCGCTGATTTTCCTATGGCCGTTCCGGCCCCGAGCGGCGACGATCCTAGGCGGCTTTGTCCTTCTGATGGCTTTGGCCGGCAAAGCGAGTTGA
- a CDS encoding RNA polymerase sigma factor, whose translation MINLTCDEIERLFYQHRFELTRRLCRMVRCEQTAADLAQETYLRLVNLGQTTSVTYPRALLFRTATNLAIDYLRKGKSERQSGETLDHAADVPSSAPSAERAMYDKQRLRVFSRAIDSLPHRSREAFLLHRVHDRPYRDIASYLGVSESAVEKLIMRALLHCRTFLRENDAD comes from the coding sequence ATGATAAATCTGACCTGCGACGAGATTGAGCGTTTGTTCTACCAACACCGATTCGAGCTGACTAGGCGCCTGTGCCGAATGGTGCGATGTGAGCAAACCGCCGCTGATTTAGCGCAGGAGACCTATCTGCGCCTGGTCAATCTAGGGCAGACGACATCTGTCACCTATCCACGAGCATTGCTGTTCCGAACCGCTACGAATCTTGCTATCGATTATCTTCGCAAGGGGAAGTCGGAGCGGCAGAGCGGTGAAACATTGGATCACGCGGCGGATGTCCCGTCCAGCGCGCCTTCGGCGGAGCGAGCCATGTATGACAAACAACGGCTTCGCGTGTTTTCCCGGGCGATCGACTCGCTTCCGCACCGCTCTCGCGAGGCTTTTCTTCTCCACCGAGTCCACGATCGCCCGTATCGAGACATCGCGTCCTATCTTGGTGTGTCGGAGAGCGCAGTAGAAAAGCTCATCATGCGGGCTCTCCTGCATTGCCGGACATTCCTGCGAGAAAACGATGCAGACTGA
- a CDS encoding FecR domain-containing protein, with translation MPLTQRRTSARTRRIWHWGALATACAVAIVVAYQLDIVVRLKADHRTATGEQLQIELPDRSTATLNTKSAIAVNFDGMARKVRLLDGEAFFQVEPDQDRPFLVEGQQIVSRAVSTKFLVRRQSDEIRVTVVEGIVELASTEGGWEPIQLTAGQQTAVDSHVMGPIRQVDVQAATAWLRGRLMFENVRLAEVIDEIRRYHRGVIVIWGPTLGDMRVSGSYTLTDPDEILATLAQTLPIHMAHLGSRVVALF, from the coding sequence TTGCCCTTGACACAGCGTCGGACCTCCGCACGAACGAGACGGATTTGGCATTGGGGTGCGCTCGCCACCGCCTGCGCAGTAGCGATCGTTGTGGCGTATCAGTTGGATATTGTCGTCCGGCTGAAGGCTGACCACCGGACTGCCACAGGCGAACAGCTTCAGATCGAACTCCCTGATCGCTCCACGGCTACCCTGAATACCAAGAGTGCCATTGCCGTCAACTTCGACGGGATGGCCCGCAAAGTTCGGTTACTCGATGGAGAAGCCTTTTTTCAGGTCGAACCGGATCAGGACCGGCCGTTTTTGGTCGAAGGACAGCAGATCGTCTCCCGAGCTGTAAGTACCAAGTTTCTCGTGCGTCGGCAGTCGGATGAAATTCGCGTCACCGTCGTAGAGGGGATCGTCGAGTTGGCTTCGACCGAGGGTGGATGGGAACCTATTCAATTGACGGCCGGTCAACAGACCGCTGTCGACAGTCACGTGATGGGACCCATCCGCCAGGTCGATGTGCAGGCCGCGACCGCCTGGCTGCGCGGGCGTCTTATGTTTGAGAATGTCCGGCTCGCAGAGGTCATCGATGAGATCCGTCGATACCACCGTGGGGTGATCGTGATCTGGGGTCCAACTCTTGGAGATATGAGGGTAAGCGGAAGCTATACCCTTACTGATCCTGACGAGATTCTCGCTACCCTGGCCCAGACCCTTCCGATACACATGGCTCATCTCGGGAGTCGAGTCGTCGCTCTTTTCTAG